The Pantoea sp. At-9b genome includes a window with the following:
- the nifJ gene encoding pyruvate:ferredoxin (flavodoxin) oxidoreductase: MITVDGNGAVASVAFRTSEVIAIYPITPSSTMAELADGWSGEGRRNIWGDVPRVVEMQSEGGAIATVHGALQTGSLSTSFTSSQGLLLMIPTLYKLAGQLMPFVLHVAARTVATHALSIFGDHSDVMAVRQTGCAQLCASSVQEAQDFALIAQMASLNSRIPFIHFFDGFRTSHEINKIVPISDETLLTLMPQEAIAQHRARALTPDHPSVRGTSANPDTYFQSREATNRWYDACTGHVESAMAAFAAQTGRRYQPFEFYGHPQAERVIVMMGSGCGTAEEAIDELLQRGEKVGLVKVRLYRPFSAQHLLSVLPLSAQRVAVLDRTKEPGALGEPLFLDVMTALAEAFSRGERRTLPQVCGGRYGLSSKEFAPDAVLAVFRALQRPQPPARFTVGIYDDVTHLSLPPEANIVPNRAHLEALFYGLGSDGSVSATKNNLKIIGNATPWQVQGYFVYDSKKAGGLTVSHLRVSQQPIQSAYLIQQADFIGCHQLQFIDKYSMLDQLKPGGIFLLNTPYAADEVWHRLPQEVQTQLNDKQARFYVINAARIARECQLGARINTVMQMAFFQLTQILPGDSALSELQNAIARSYRSKGEELVQRNWQALAMAQQALEAVPLQAVDADSPHRPPVVAANAPDFVKTVTAAMLAGLGDKLPVSALPPDGSWPTGTTQWEKRNIAEAIPIWQPDLCTQCNHCVAACPHSAIRAKVVTPEALEGAPISLASLDVKSRDMRGQKYVLQVAPEDCTGCNLCVEVCPASDRQHPEIKAINMQSRLEHVETEKINYDAFLALPEISAEQLERIDIRTSQLITPLFEYSGACSGCGETPYIKLLTQLYGDRLLIANATGCSSIYGGNLPSTPYTTNAEGRGPAWANSLFEDNAEFGLGFRLSVDQQRQRALRLLEQCAAQLPATLVAELKGDNVTTSVRREQISQLRAHLQHAPHAAAQALIAAADALVDKSVWLIGGDGWAYDIGYGGLDHVMSLSENVNVLVLDTQCYSNTGGQASKATPLGAVTKFGEQGKRKARKDLGMATLLYGHVYVAQISLGAQLNQTVKAIQEAEAWPGPSLIIAYSPCEEHGYDLAYSHEQMRLLTTSGFWPLYRFDPRRAEQGKAALALDSRPPTSELEQALMNEQRFRQLQTEQPEAAAQLWRDASEAANQRYQRLAELAGKAEKSE, encoded by the coding sequence ATGATTACCGTCGACGGCAATGGCGCAGTGGCATCTGTCGCTTTCCGCACCAGCGAAGTTATCGCCATTTATCCCATCACCCCCAGTTCCACCATGGCTGAACTCGCCGATGGCTGGTCCGGGGAAGGCCGCCGCAATATCTGGGGTGATGTACCACGCGTGGTTGAAATGCAATCCGAAGGCGGTGCGATTGCCACCGTGCATGGCGCACTGCAAACCGGCTCATTATCCACTTCATTCACCTCATCGCAGGGATTGTTGTTGATGATCCCGACCCTGTACAAACTGGCCGGACAGTTGATGCCGTTTGTACTGCATGTTGCCGCGCGCACCGTTGCCACCCATGCGTTATCCATCTTTGGCGATCACTCCGACGTGATGGCGGTGCGCCAGACCGGTTGTGCACAGTTATGTGCCTCCAGCGTCCAGGAAGCGCAGGATTTCGCCCTGATCGCCCAGATGGCGTCACTCAACAGCCGCATCCCGTTTATTCATTTCTTTGATGGCTTCCGGACCTCACACGAAATCAACAAAATTGTGCCGATCAGTGACGAAACGCTGCTGACGCTGATGCCACAGGAGGCGATTGCGCAACATCGTGCTCGCGCCCTGACGCCCGATCATCCCAGCGTGCGAGGCACCTCGGCTAACCCGGATACGTATTTCCAGTCGCGTGAAGCAACCAACCGTTGGTATGACGCCTGCACCGGGCATGTTGAAAGCGCGATGGCGGCGTTTGCCGCACAAACCGGCCGCCGTTATCAGCCGTTTGAGTTTTATGGCCACCCACAGGCGGAACGGGTGATCGTGATGATGGGGTCCGGCTGTGGTACCGCCGAAGAAGCCATTGATGAGTTGCTACAGCGCGGTGAGAAAGTCGGGCTGGTGAAGGTGCGCTTGTATCGCCCGTTCTCCGCACAGCATCTGCTCAGTGTGCTACCGTTATCGGCGCAACGCGTGGCGGTGCTGGATCGCACCAAAGAACCCGGCGCGCTGGGTGAACCGCTGTTTCTTGATGTGATGACGGCACTGGCTGAAGCCTTCAGCCGGGGCGAACGCCGCACCCTGCCGCAGGTGTGCGGCGGGCGTTATGGCCTGTCGTCCAAAGAGTTTGCCCCCGACGCGGTGCTGGCGGTGTTCCGCGCGCTGCAACGCCCCCAGCCCCCCGCGCGCTTTACCGTGGGAATTTATGATGATGTTACCCATCTCTCGCTGCCGCCCGAAGCCAACATTGTGCCGAACCGCGCCCATCTTGAAGCGTTGTTCTACGGACTGGGCAGTGATGGCAGCGTCAGCGCAACCAAAAACAACCTGAAAATCATCGGCAATGCTACGCCGTGGCAGGTGCAGGGTTATTTTGTTTATGACTCGAAAAAGGCGGGCGGCCTGACGGTTTCGCACTTGCGCGTCAGCCAGCAGCCGATTCAGTCCGCGTATCTGATCCAGCAGGCCGATTTTATTGGCTGCCACCAATTACAATTTATCGACAAATATTCGATGCTCGATCAACTGAAGCCCGGCGGCATTTTTCTGCTTAACACGCCCTATGCCGCCGATGAAGTCTGGCATCGCCTGCCGCAGGAGGTGCAGACACAGCTCAACGATAAGCAGGCGCGTTTTTATGTGATCAATGCGGCACGCATCGCGCGGGAATGCCAGCTCGGCGCACGCATCAATACCGTGATGCAGATGGCTTTCTTTCAACTGACGCAAATCCTGCCGGGCGACAGCGCCCTGAGCGAACTGCAAAACGCCATTGCCCGCAGCTATCGCAGCAAAGGCGAAGAGCTGGTGCAGCGCAACTGGCAGGCGCTGGCCATGGCACAACAAGCGTTGGAGGCCGTACCGTTGCAGGCGGTGGATGCGGACAGTCCACATCGCCCGCCGGTGGTCGCCGCTAACGCGCCCGATTTTGTTAAAACCGTCACCGCCGCCATGCTGGCCGGACTGGGCGATAAGTTACCGGTTTCCGCCCTGCCGCCCGATGGTAGCTGGCCCACCGGTACGACGCAGTGGGAAAAAAGGAATATTGCCGAAGCGATCCCCATCTGGCAGCCCGACCTTTGTACCCAATGCAATCATTGTGTGGCGGCCTGCCCCCATTCGGCGATTCGCGCCAAAGTGGTAACGCCAGAAGCGCTGGAAGGCGCGCCTATCAGCCTGGCATCTCTGGATGTCAAATCCCGCGATATGCGTGGACAAAAATACGTGTTGCAGGTGGCACCGGAGGATTGCACCGGCTGTAATCTGTGCGTCGAGGTCTGTCCGGCCAGCGATCGCCAGCACCCGGAGATCAAAGCCATCAATATGCAATCGCGCCTCGAACACGTCGAAACGGAAAAAATCAATTATGATGCGTTTCTCGCCCTGCCGGAGATCAGCGCCGAGCAGCTGGAGCGGATTGATATCCGTACCTCGCAGCTGATCACCCCGCTGTTCGAATATTCCGGTGCCTGTTCCGGTTGCGGGGAGACGCCGTATATCAAGCTGTTAACGCAGTTATACGGCGATCGCCTGCTGATCGCCAATGCCACCGGCTGTTCTTCCATCTACGGCGGTAATTTACCCTCCACGCCCTATACCACCAATGCGGAAGGACGCGGTCCGGCATGGGCCAATTCGCTGTTTGAAGATAACGCCGAATTTGGCTTAGGCTTCCGTCTGAGCGTCGATCAACAGCGCCAGCGCGCACTCCGTCTGCTGGAGCAATGCGCGGCGCAGTTGCCCGCAACGTTAGTTGCCGAACTTAAAGGTGACAACGTCACCACTTCCGTGCGACGGGAACAGATCAGCCAGTTACGTGCGCACTTACAGCATGCGCCGCACGCCGCCGCTCAGGCGTTAATCGCTGCGGCGGATGCGCTGGTCGATAAATCGGTGTGGTTAATCGGCGGGGATGGCTGGGCCTACGACATCGGTTACGGTGGGCTGGATCATGTGATGAGCCTGAGTGAAAACGTCAATGTCCTGGTGCTGGATACGCAATGTTACTCCAACACCGGCGGCCAGGCGTCGAAGGCCACCCCGCTCGGCGCGGTCACCAAATTTGGCGAGCAGGGAAAACGTAAGGCACGTAAAGATCTCGGCATGGCGACCTTGCTCTATGGCCATGTCTATGTGGCGCAGATTTCCCTTGGCGCGCAGTTGAATCAAACTGTGAAAGCGATTCAGGAAGCCGAGGCCTGGCCCGGACCGTCATTGATCATCGCCTACAGCCCGTGTGAAGAACACGGCTATGATCTCGCTTACAGCCACGAACAGATGCGCCTGCTGACCACCAGTGGATTCTGGCCATTGTATCGTTTTGACCCACGACGGGCGGAACAGGGTAAAGCCGCGCTGGCGCTGGATTCGCGCCCACCCACTTCCGAGCTGGAACAGGCGCTGATGAACGAACAGCGTTTCCGCCAGTTGCAAACCGAACAACCAGAAGCCGCGGCACAGCTTTGGCGGGATGCCAGCGAGGCCGCTAACCAGCGTTATCAGCGGTTAGCGGAGCTGGCAGGGAAAGCTGAGAAAAGTGAGTGA
- the ttcA gene encoding tRNA 2-thiocytidine(32) synthetase TtcA encodes MQQNQDNTKKEQYNLNKLQKRLRRNVGEAIADFNMIEEGDRIMVCLSGGKDSYTLLEILRNLQQSAPVNFSLVAVNLDQKQPGFPAHVLPAYLDKLGVEYKIVNEDTYSIVKEKIPEGKTTCSLCSRLRRGILYRTATELGCTKIALGHHRDDILQTLFLNMFYGGKMKGMPPKLMSDDGKHIVIRPLAYCREKDIIRFAEARQYPIIPCNLCGSQPNLQRQVVADMLRDWDKRYPGRIETMFSAMQNIVPSHMADINLFDFKGIQHGDAVIDGGDLAFDRESLPVQPAGWQPEEEDAADLSVRLDVLQIK; translated from the coding sequence ATGCAACAAAATCAAGATAATACAAAAAAAGAGCAGTACAACCTGAACAAACTGCAAAAGCGTCTGCGTCGTAACGTGGGCGAAGCCATTGCCGATTTCAACATGATTGAAGAAGGCGATCGCATCATGGTGTGTCTGTCTGGCGGTAAAGACAGCTACACCCTGCTGGAAATTCTGCGCAATCTGCAACAAAGCGCCCCGGTTAACTTCTCGCTGGTGGCGGTAAATCTCGACCAGAAACAGCCGGGTTTCCCGGCGCACGTGTTACCTGCGTATCTGGATAAGCTGGGTGTTGAGTATAAAATCGTTAACGAAGACACCTACTCCATCGTTAAAGAGAAGATACCGGAAGGCAAAACCACCTGCTCGCTGTGCTCACGCTTGCGTCGCGGCATTCTGTACCGCACGGCGACAGAACTGGGTTGTACCAAAATCGCACTGGGGCATCATCGCGATGACATCCTGCAAACCCTGTTCCTGAACATGTTCTACGGCGGCAAAATGAAAGGCATGCCACCAAAACTGATGAGCGATGATGGTAAACACATCGTGATCCGCCCGCTGGCCTACTGTCGCGAGAAAGACATCATCCGTTTTGCCGAAGCCCGTCAGTACCCGATTATCCCGTGCAACCTGTGTGGCTCTCAGCCGAACCTGCAACGTCAGGTGGTGGCGGATATGCTACGTGACTGGGATAAACGCTATCCCGGACGTATCGAAACCATGTTCAGCGCGATGCAAAACATCGTTCCTTCGCATATGGCTGATATCAACCTGTTTGACTTCAAAGGCATTCAGCATGGCGATGCGGTGATTGACGGGGGCGATCTGGCATTCGACCGCGAGTCGCTGCCGGTGCAACCTGCCGGCTGGCAGCCGGAAGAGGAAGATGCCGCTGATTTGAGCGTGCGTCTCGACGTGTTGCAGATTAAGTAA
- a CDS encoding TonB-dependent siderophore receptor, protein MHEGKNIQHHKRPLGKIWLAVYSGALISSGSSYAATDNNTLTVTAAQQTEQTNNGYSSPTTSVASKTPTSKLNEAQSVSVVTNKQLSDYQSTTLSDAMRFVSGAAQANTLGQTEDGIVRRGFGSNSDGSVFRDGIRSSQGLNLDATTDHVEVLKGSSSLLYGILNPGGMINVVSKKPQYEWHTIVGGHYNSTGGGAGNIDITGPLGNGFAFRLIAEKQAQNYWRGYGNEKHNLLAPSLQWYGEKASFNISYESYQYDIPYDRGTAFIDGKPIDIGYKTRLDDYSNRAWGRNQTFNSYWDYQFNDIWSTRVTVGMNQRKYNSNTMTTTAINTTTGVVTRRPDAFRGFNHKTKYISWDAIGTPEIFGMTHNLVVGTDYEMNQTYRAHAYNGTKNNDFTLSNPVYGLETITDSSTEKTADSNLLNRIHNRSIYLKDNIDLTSQWTVVAGARYQHFEQRESRGSDSTLTYSDEGNKFLPQTGLIYKLTPTVSFYGSLSKSFTPSTNPDDNGNVEAPEQGTTYEVGSKWQMTPALLGTVALYRIDERNVALSLNDGTYAVDKARSSGVEVEVNGEIYPDWDLSANYSYNEAKIVNDKTDPTNNGNRLQNAPRNSGAVYLSHNLRLNLLPGSFRIGGGVRYMGTRAGDPSNSFTLPAYTVADSFIGWDNQLLGKKTHLQLNLNNLFNKHYYTSSGGNLRVAEGETRNLVLSASVEF, encoded by the coding sequence ATGCATGAAGGTAAAAATATTCAACACCACAAGCGTCCTTTGGGGAAAATATGGCTTGCGGTATACAGTGGTGCGTTAATTTCTTCAGGCAGCAGTTATGCCGCGACCGACAATAATACCTTGACGGTGACGGCCGCCCAACAAACAGAACAAACTAACAACGGATATTCCAGCCCAACCACTTCGGTCGCCAGTAAAACGCCCACGTCCAAACTGAATGAAGCGCAGTCGGTGAGCGTGGTGACGAATAAACAACTGAGCGATTATCAGTCCACCACGTTATCAGATGCTATGCGTTTTGTGAGTGGTGCGGCGCAAGCGAATACGCTGGGCCAGACGGAAGATGGTATTGTGCGCCGCGGCTTTGGTTCAAACTCCGATGGTTCTGTGTTCCGTGACGGTATCCGTAGCAGCCAGGGACTCAACCTTGATGCCACCACAGACCACGTTGAAGTATTGAAAGGGTCGTCTTCACTGTTATACGGTATTTTAAATCCCGGTGGGATGATTAATGTCGTGAGTAAAAAACCGCAATATGAGTGGCACACCATTGTGGGTGGACACTACAACAGCACAGGCGGCGGCGCAGGAAATATTGATATTACCGGCCCACTGGGCAATGGTTTTGCTTTCCGTCTGATTGCCGAAAAACAAGCGCAGAACTACTGGCGCGGATACGGCAACGAAAAACATAATCTGCTGGCACCTTCATTACAGTGGTATGGCGAAAAAGCCAGTTTTAATATCAGCTATGAAAGTTATCAATATGATATTCCTTACGATCGTGGCACGGCATTTATTGATGGCAAACCGATCGATATCGGTTATAAAACGCGTCTGGATGATTATTCCAACCGTGCATGGGGGCGTAATCAGACCTTCAACAGCTACTGGGATTATCAGTTCAATGATATTTGGTCGACCCGCGTTACCGTAGGTATGAACCAGCGCAAGTACAATAGTAATACCATGACAACCACCGCCATTAATACAACCACCGGTGTTGTTACGCGACGTCCGGATGCCTTCCGTGGCTTTAACCACAAAACAAAATATATTTCGTGGGATGCCATCGGTACGCCCGAAATATTTGGCATGACGCATAATCTGGTGGTCGGTACGGATTATGAAATGAACCAAACTTATCGTGCTCACGCTTATAACGGCACAAAAAATAATGACTTTACCCTGAGCAACCCGGTTTATGGATTAGAAACCATCACCGATAGCAGTACGGAAAAAACCGCCGACAGTAATCTGCTCAACCGCATTCACAATCGCTCGATCTATCTTAAAGACAACATTGACCTGACGTCGCAATGGACCGTGGTAGCGGGTGCCCGTTATCAGCACTTCGAACAACGCGAATCAAGAGGCAGTGATTCCACACTGACTTATAGCGATGAAGGTAATAAGTTTTTGCCACAAACAGGGCTGATTTATAAGCTGACACCGACGGTTTCTTTCTATGGCAGTTTGAGTAAATCGTTTACGCCATCGACTAATCCGGATGACAACGGTAACGTTGAAGCGCCGGAACAGGGTACGACCTATGAAGTCGGCAGCAAATGGCAGATGACACCTGCACTGCTTGGAACGGTTGCACTTTACCGTATCGATGAGCGTAATGTGGCCTTATCATTAAACGATGGCACCTATGCCGTGGATAAAGCTCGCTCCAGTGGCGTTGAAGTAGAGGTTAACGGTGAGATTTATCCTGACTGGGATCTCAGCGCTAATTACAGCTACAACGAGGCGAAAATCGTTAACGATAAAACGGACCCAACGAATAATGGCAACCGTCTGCAAAACGCACCACGCAATTCCGGCGCGGTATATTTAAGCCACAATCTGCGCTTAAATCTGTTGCCGGGCAGTTTCCGTATCGGTGGCGGTGTTCGTTATATGGGCACGCGTGCCGGTGATCCGAGCAACAGTTTCACCCTGCCTGCCTACACCGTCGCGGACAGTTTTATTGGTTGGGACAATCAGCTGCTGGGTAAAAAAACGCATTTACAATTAAACCTCAACAACCTGTTTAACAAGCACTATTACACCTCCAGTGGCGGCAATTTACGCGTTGCGGAAGGTGAAACGCGCAACCTGGTGCTCAGCGCAAGCGTTGAGTTCTAA
- the zntB gene encoding zinc transporter ZntB yields the protein MNVIEGKALQVSDAIVACQLDGQGGLIAIEDTDVVNCERPCWLHLNYTQQQSAEWLQKTPLIPDSVRDALAGDSMRPRVTRLGDGFMIVLRSVNHNTDSRPDQLVAMRVFINDKLIVSTRRRKVYAIDEVLTDLQNGNGPIDGGSWLVDVCDALTDHASEFIEEMHDKIIELEDALLDQQIPARGELALLRKQLIVMRRYMAPQRDVYARMASEKLTWMDDDQRRRMQDIADRLGRGLDDLDAGVARTGVLTDEIASLLAEAMNRRTYTMSLMAMIFLPATFLTGLFGVNLGGIPGNSWHMGFGVFCLLLVSLVVGLFWWLRQRKWL from the coding sequence GTGAACGTCATTGAAGGTAAAGCATTGCAGGTTTCGGATGCCATTGTGGCTTGTCAGCTTGATGGCCAGGGGGGATTGATCGCCATTGAGGACACGGATGTCGTCAATTGTGAACGCCCCTGCTGGCTGCACCTCAATTACACCCAGCAACAAAGCGCCGAATGGTTGCAAAAAACCCCGTTGATTCCCGACTCCGTGCGTGATGCGCTGGCGGGCGATAGCATGCGTCCGCGCGTCACCCGTCTTGGCGATGGGTTTATGATTGTGCTGCGCAGCGTCAATCACAACACGGATTCGCGCCCGGACCAACTGGTGGCGATGCGGGTGTTCATCAACGACAAATTGATCGTTTCGACGCGCCGCCGCAAAGTCTACGCCATTGATGAGGTGCTGACCGATCTGCAAAACGGCAATGGCCCGATCGATGGTGGCAGTTGGCTGGTGGATGTGTGCGACGCGCTGACCGATCACGCCAGCGAATTTATTGAAGAGATGCACGACAAGATTATCGAGCTGGAAGATGCACTGCTGGACCAACAAATCCCGGCACGCGGCGAGCTGGCGCTGCTGCGTAAGCAGCTCATCGTGATGCGGCGCTATATGGCACCGCAGCGTGACGTCTATGCCCGGATGGCGAGCGAAAAGCTGACATGGATGGATGACGACCAGCGTCGTCGCATGCAGGATATCGCTGATCGCCTCGGACGAGGACTGGATGATCTGGATGCGGGCGTGGCGCGTACTGGGGTATTGACCGATGAAATCGCCTCGCTGTTGGCGGAGGCAATGAACCGCCGGACGTACACCATGTCGCTAATGGCGATGATCTTTTTGCCAGCGACCTTTCTTACCGGCCTGTTCGGTGTCAACCTCGGCGGCATTCCGGGCAATAGCTGGCACATGGGCTTTGGCGTGTTCTGCCTGCTGCTGGTGAGTTTGGTGGTGGGCTTGTTCTGGTGGCTGAGACAGCGCAAATGGTTATAA
- a CDS encoding DUF2767 family protein: MQTYDMVFEEACRLVGQCYLELAQRGVATEKDVLATELQNLQLRYRELTGSPNRAVEMAITQLKPC, encoded by the coding sequence ATGCAAACTTACGATATGGTTTTTGAAGAAGCGTGCCGGTTAGTCGGTCAATGTTACCTGGAACTGGCGCAGCGTGGCGTGGCAACAGAAAAAGATGTGTTAGCAACGGAGTTACAAAATTTGCAACTCCGCTACCGTGAATTAACCGGATCACCCAATCGGGCGGTGGAGATGGCGATTACCCAACTCAAGCCCTGTTAA
- a CDS encoding FAD-dependent oxidoreductase: MKPEANAILNTDCCIVGGGPAGLMLGYLLVRAGLRVVVIEKHADFLRDFRGDTIHPSTLEIMHQLGLLEALLQLPHQRAEKLQAEIAGQEVTMADFSRLPVQCRFIAFMPQWDFLNFLAQQSAGYAGFTLLQSTTFDRFIDNQGRVAGIHAITEQGPVEIRAQLVVGADGRNSAVRAAAGLTSRAFGASRDVVWFRLDKQQGDPVWGMGHKGPRQNFIVIDRGEYWQCGYTIPKGEFEELQVAGLDQFKAAIAQVAPFGVARLSQLKEWQQFKLLSIRIDRLDSWMKPGLLCIGDAAHAMSPIGGVGVNLAIQDAVAAANYLTQPLRHGEVTLRDLARVQKRRQFPTVATQFLQIKMSSNKRKPGKKSNMPTLIRRFPFLRFVFGRLIGLGFRMEKPRFSG; encoded by the coding sequence ATGAAGCCTGAAGCGAATGCGATCCTGAACACCGATTGCTGCATTGTGGGTGGCGGCCCGGCCGGGTTAATGCTGGGATATCTGCTGGTGCGTGCCGGCCTGCGGGTGGTGGTGATTGAAAAGCATGCCGATTTTCTGCGTGATTTTCGCGGGGATACCATTCATCCCTCGACGCTGGAGATCATGCACCAGCTTGGTCTGCTGGAGGCGCTGCTGCAACTGCCGCATCAACGGGCGGAGAAATTGCAGGCTGAAATCGCAGGCCAGGAAGTCACCATGGCGGATTTCTCCCGTCTTCCCGTCCAGTGCCGTTTTATCGCCTTTATGCCGCAATGGGATTTCCTCAACTTTCTCGCCCAGCAAAGTGCGGGTTATGCCGGATTTACGTTGCTGCAATCCACCACCTTTGACCGGTTTATTGACAACCAGGGCCGCGTCGCCGGGATTCACGCGATCACCGAACAGGGGCCGGTCGAGATCCGCGCGCAACTGGTGGTGGGGGCCGATGGCCGCAACTCCGCCGTGCGTGCTGCTGCCGGGTTAACCAGCCGGGCGTTTGGTGCTTCGCGCGATGTGGTTTGGTTCCGGCTGGATAAGCAGCAGGGCGATCCGGTCTGGGGCATGGGACATAAAGGGCCACGGCAAAACTTTATCGTTATCGATCGCGGTGAGTACTGGCAGTGTGGCTACACCATCCCCAAAGGTGAGTTTGAGGAGCTGCAAGTGGCGGGGCTGGATCAATTCAAAGCTGCGATTGCGCAGGTTGCGCCCTTTGGCGTGGCGCGGCTGTCCCAGTTGAAGGAGTGGCAGCAATTTAAGCTGCTGTCGATCCGCATTGACCGCCTCGATAGCTGGATGAAACCGGGTTTACTCTGTATCGGTGATGCGGCGCACGCCATGTCGCCGATTGGCGGTGTTGGTGTGAATCTGGCGATACAGGATGCGGTCGCCGCCGCCAATTATCTGACGCAGCCACTACGCCACGGGGAGGTTACCCTGCGTGACCTGGCTCGCGTGCAGAAGCGACGTCAGTTCCCGACGGTGGCGACCCAGTTCCTGCAAATTAAAATGAGTAGCAACAAACGCAAACCGGGTAAGAAAAGCAACATGCCAACCCTTATCCGCCGTTTTCCGTTCTTACGTTTCGTATTTGGTCGCCTTATCGGGCTGGGATTCCGCATGGAGAAGCCGCGTTTTTCCGGTTAA